In a single window of the Papaver somniferum cultivar HN1 chromosome 8, ASM357369v1, whole genome shotgun sequence genome:
- the LOC113303886 gene encoding uncharacterized protein LOC113303886, which produces MEKTDDDAGNGNSMVFMLFGGEKVGKDILVYCNPGDKEWRKYMIGGIYELLSVCYFKGKLYIMCNGDDHLEIDIKPGSQPRILCVNKFAVSFDFRRAAIGAICGSQHITYYVESWDGIFKIDKVFISRGVYEYCVTNMVISKLDFDSMAWVAVKSLDDHVFFLNQTTRLSCSAKELGFTRGYVYFTQPDEMSFYKYDLEDKSIMLSLPCPDLPNPWFSPNWLMIPTTLRVGARRRIPEDMLCNKDDGSHVLRAAENRIDLKNDDKKLDYQDARHWVLQNDHMVQLISDYLTPLDYIHLRAVCRNYRSIIPLVNCSRSCSTKCLDATSLSPWMVFSKDNEAVYSFINPMHNNENYLMSIPELLQGSTIRYSKGSWLLMSKGLIGVFFYNPFTKNTIKLPDLPDVDTGYLFQGICFSSLPTSSDCTVFAISSNTMDTVYVSYITRGDEMWTYSIVDSVIANGMKFEPALSSPIFYNGGFYCLDMNGTLGVFTLENGTEWEVLSMIPRPNLDLIYTSYLVEFEGQLLSVLLGHYGKRVRLFKLDLDEMVWIEVEHLGRHMLFISSTSCIAAIAPTSENGEQNLLS; this is translated from the exons ATGGAAAAG ACTGATGATGATGCTGGGAATGGAAATTCCATGGTTTTTATGCTCTTTGGTGGAGAAAAAGTTGGGAAGGATATACTTGTGTATTGTAATCCAGGTGACAAAGAATGGAGAAAGTATATGATCGGCGGCATATACGAGCTTCTGTCAGTGTGTTACTTTAAAGGTAAATTATATATAATGTGCAATGGGGATGATCATTTAGAGATAGATATAAAACCTGGGTCTCAGCCTAGAATTCTCTGTGTGAATAAATTCGCTGTTAGTTTCGATTTCAGACGTGCAGCAATAGGGGCAATCTGTGGTTCTCAACATATAACATATTATGTGGAGTCTTGGGATGGAATTTTCAAGATTGATAAAGTTTTTATTAGTAGAGGTGTTTATGAATATTGTGTTACCAATATGGTGATATCAAAGTTGGATTTTGATTCAATGGCTTGGGTGGCAGTGAAGAGTTTGGATGATCATGTCTTTTTTCTGAACCAAACTACTAGACTGTCTTGCTCGGCCAAGGAATTGGGTTTTACACGGGGCTATGTGTATTTTACGCAACCTGATGAGATGAGCTTCTACAAGTATGACTTGGAAGATAAAAGTATTATGCTTTCACTGCCATGTCCAGATCTACCGAATCCATGGTTCTCGCCCAACTGGCTCATGATTCCTACAACACTCAG GGTCGGTGCTAGAAGAAGAATACCAGAAGATATGCTATGTAACAAGGATGATGGAAGTCATGTCTTGAGGGCAGCGGAAAACAGAATAGATTTAAAGAACGATGATAAGAAATTGGATTATCAAGATGCAAGACATTGGGTTTTACAGAATGATCACATGGTGCAGTTGATATCTGATTATCTAACTCCGTTAGATTACATACATCTTCGTGCAGTTTGTAGAAACTACCGATCAATAATTCCATTGGTGAATTGCAGTAGATCCTGTTCTACTAAGTGTTTAGATGCCACCAGTCTGTCCCCGTGGATGGTTTTCTCCAAGGATAATGAAGCGGTCTACAGTTTCATAAACCCAATGCATAATAATGAGAATTACCTCATGAGCATCCCTGAACTGTTACAAGGTTCAACAATTCGCTATTCGAAAGGCAGTTGGTTACTGATGTCAAAAGGTCTCATTGGTGTGTTTTTCTACAATCCCTTCACGAAAAACACCATCAAACTTCCAGACTTACCAGATGTTGATACTGGTTATTTGTTCCAAGGTATCTGTTTCTCGTCCTTGCCGACATCTTCAGATTGCACTGTTTTTGCCATTAGTAGTAACACAATGGATACAGTTTATGTTAGTTATATTACACGAGGAGACGAAATGTGGACATATTCTATCGTTGATAGTGTTATTGCCAATGGAATGAAATTCGAGCCGGCTCTTAGCAGTCCAATTTTCTACAATGGAGGTTTCTATTGCTTGGATATGAATGGCACTTTAGGAGTATTTACATTAGAGAATGGCACAGAATGGGAAGTTTTGTCAATGATACCTCGGCCTAACCTTGATTTGATATATACGAGTTACTTGGTGGAGTTCGAAGGACAACTTTTATCTGTTCTTCTAGGGCATTACGGAAAACGGGTTCGGCTATTTAAATTGGATTTGGATGAAATGGTTTGGATTGAAGTTGAACATTTGGGACGGCATATGCTGTTTATTAGCAGTACATCTTGTATCGCGGCAATTGCTCCGACTAGTGAAAATGGAGAACAAAATCTACTTTCCTAG